The Cheilinus undulatus linkage group 2, ASM1832078v1, whole genome shotgun sequence genome has a window encoding:
- the LOC121515829 gene encoding dehydrogenase/reductase SDR family member 13-like produces the protein MYLLLVLGVVIGVGYIFREIVVKGKRCTSTVKLHGKTAIVTGSNTGIGKETAIDLAKRGARVILACRSRQRGEAALEDVKRESGSNQVVLMQLDLRSLKSVRSFAETFLESESRLDLLINNAGIFMQGKTEDGFGMMFGVNHLGHFLLTNLLLDRLKTSQPSRVVNVSSLAHNFGKIDFDCLNTHKALGQGSLFSDVFRIYSHSKLCNVLFTHELAKRLKGTQVTCYTLHPGAINSELARNTSSIFQLCLRPFTAYFFKNTVQGAQTTLHCALQEGLEPLSGRYFSNCTLRNVYAKAKDDAAAKKLWELSERFCGLA, from the exons ATGTATCTGCTGCTCGTGCTCGGAGTCGTGATCGGTGTAGGTTATATTTTCCGGGAGATCGTGGTGAAGGGGAAGAGATGCACGAGCACGGTGAAGTTGCACGGGAAGACTGCGATAGTGACAG GCAGTAACACGGGCATTGGGAAGGAGACGGCCATAGATCTGGCTAAAAGAGGAGCTCGTGTGATTCTGGCCTGTCgcagcagacagagaggagaggctgCACTGGAGGATGTTAAGAGG GAGAGTGGCAGTAATCAGGTGGTGCTCATGCAGTTGGATCTCAGGAGTCTGAAGTCTGTTCGCAGTTTTGCTGAAACTTTCCTGGAGTCTGAATCTAGACTGGACCTCCTTATTAACAATGCAG GAATTTTCATGCAGGGTAAGACAGAGGATGGATTTGGGATGATGTTTGGTGTCAATCACCttggtcacttcctgttaaccAACCTGCTGCTGGATCGTCTGAAGACGTCTCAGCCCAGCAGGGTGGTCAATGTGTCGTCTTTGGCTCATAACTTTGGGAAAATCGACTTTGACTGCCTGAACACGCACAAAGCTCTGGGACAAGGGTCTTTGTTCTCAGATGTTTTTAGGATTTACTCCCATAGCAAGCTGTGCAACGTCCTCTTCACCCACGAACTCGCCAAGAGGCTGAAAGGGACCCAGGTCACCTGCTACACCCTTCATCCAG gagccaTCAACTCAGAGTTGGCAAGGAACACTAGCTCCATTTTTCAGCTTTGTCTGAGGCCCTTCACTGCATACTTCTTCAAGAACACTGTCCAGGGAGCCCAGACCACCCTGCACTGTGCTCTGCAGGAGGGACTCGAACCTCTGAGTGGACGCTACTTCTCCAACTGCACCTTGAGAAATGTGTACGCTAAAGCCAAGGATGACGCTGCAGCCAAGAAGCTGTGGGAGCTCAGCGAGAGGTTTTGTGGGCTTGCTTGA